Within the Gemmatimonadota bacterium genome, the region ATGCATCGAGAAAATTTTGCAGCAAATTCTTGCCCTCACCCGTCAAAATCGATTCCGGATGAAACTGCACGCCATCCACCGCCATATCTCGATGGCGCAAGCCCATAATCACGCCATCACCGGTCTCTGCTGTAATTTCCAAACAATCGGGAAGGCTATCTCTCTCCACCACCAGCGAATGGTAGCGCGTGGCAATAAACGGCTCGGGTAGTCCCTGAAAAATAGACTCCCCGCTATGATGAATCTCCGACACCTTCCCGTGCATAATTGTCGGCGCGCCCACAATTTTCCCACCAAACGCCTGTCCAATAGATTGATGTCCCAAACAAACCCCTAAAATCGGAATTTTTCCGGCAAAACGCTGCACCAGAGCCACGGAAATCCCCGCTTCGTTTGGCGTACACGGCCCCGGAGAAATAACGATCTTCTCGGGCGCCATATCATCAATCTCCTCAAGTGAGATCTGATCATTGCGATACACCACCAGATCCGCACCCAGTTCCCCGAGATATTGAACGAGGTTATAAGTAAAAGAATCGTAGTTATCAATGA harbors:
- a CDS encoding aminodeoxychorismate/anthranilate synthase component II yields the protein MILVIDNYDSFTYNLVQYLGELGADLVVYRNDQISLEEIDDMAPEKIVISPGPCTPNEAGISVALVQRFAGKIPILGVCLGHQSIGQAFGGKIVGAPTIMHGKVSEIHHSGESIFQGLPEPFIATRYHSLVVERDSLPDCLEITAETGDGVIMGLRHRDMAVDGVQFHPESILTGEGKNLLQNFLDA